One part of the Methylobacterium mesophilicum SR1.6/6 genome encodes these proteins:
- a CDS encoding glycosyltransferase — MLSYGGDSATARRPILRILRGSDLAPQDFILPGASQGVGHWLGLIPRDAREIRLCAGPDFALERVGLRREAAVLAQCLVKRPWRFVGALYERVRGSERRYRDTLRGACAVTPMAQFPSWIAARARPARIPPTGLRIRCLVLAGPGDAALLTATLDALAAQTQRATAISVGWDGDAPDAADARALHRAWDERASPDALIADADALCLLRAGDRPEPEALAQLAHAIRGADLAYGDAVGQDGGPRLKPDWSPDLALATGYAGRPLLVTRAFLAASGPRSPGPHAEAILAVEVAAAAARARVAHVPRILARTVDDARDGSLRANALNRRLEEAGVPVRAVPRQGSVRLDWPLPQPAPTVSVVIPSRDRLDLIARVCRGVLHETAYSPIELVIVDNGSTDPGVLAHYETLRGDSRVRIRIDPQPFNFAAMVNAGVAEASGSIVVLLNNDVAVLEPGWLEGMVRQACRPEVGAVGAKLLYGDGTLQHAGVVVGLGGRAGHILRRRPGDTPGHLGRLRVAHEVSAVTAACLAVSREKYLAVGGFDAEAFPVDFNDVDFCLRLGAAGWKTIWTPDATLAHLESVSRGPSVGAKRARFEQEAARFSERWRDAIRHDPFYHPALSLTTFGEDLE; from the coding sequence GTGCTGAGCTACGGCGGAGATTCGGCGACCGCGCGGCGCCCGATCCTGCGCATCCTGCGCGGCTCCGACCTTGCGCCTCAGGATTTCATCCTTCCGGGCGCGTCCCAGGGCGTCGGGCACTGGCTCGGCCTCATCCCGCGCGACGCGCGGGAGATCCGCCTCTGTGCCGGTCCCGACTTCGCGCTGGAGCGGGTGGGGCTTCGCCGCGAGGCCGCGGTGCTCGCGCAATGCCTCGTGAAACGTCCGTGGCGCTTCGTCGGCGCGCTTTACGAGCGGGTTCGCGGCTCGGAACGACGCTACCGCGACACGCTGCGGGGTGCCTGCGCGGTGACGCCGATGGCGCAGTTCCCGTCCTGGATCGCGGCGCGGGCCCGCCCGGCCCGGATCCCGCCGACGGGGCTGCGGATCCGCTGCCTCGTTCTCGCAGGACCGGGCGACGCGGCGCTGCTGACCGCCACGCTGGACGCGCTCGCGGCGCAGACGCAGCGCGCGACGGCCATCTCGGTCGGTTGGGACGGCGACGCGCCGGACGCTGCGGACGCCCGGGCCCTTCACCGGGCCTGGGATGAGCGCGCGTCCCCGGATGCGCTGATCGCCGATGCCGACGCCCTCTGCCTCCTCCGCGCCGGCGATCGTCCGGAACCCGAGGCCCTGGCGCAACTGGCACACGCGATCCGGGGCGCGGACCTCGCCTACGGCGATGCCGTCGGGCAGGACGGAGGGCCGCGCCTGAAGCCGGATTGGAGCCCGGATCTCGCCCTGGCAACGGGCTATGCGGGACGGCCCCTGCTGGTGACGCGCGCCTTTCTCGCCGCGTCGGGCCCGCGGTCGCCCGGTCCGCACGCGGAGGCGATCCTCGCCGTCGAGGTCGCCGCCGCCGCGGCGCGCGCGCGGGTTGCCCACGTGCCGCGCATCCTTGCCCGCACCGTCGATGATGCGCGCGACGGAAGCCTGCGGGCGAACGCGCTCAACCGCCGGCTTGAGGAGGCCGGTGTTCCGGTCCGCGCCGTGCCGCGCCAAGGGTCTGTCCGGCTGGACTGGCCCCTGCCGCAGCCGGCGCCGACGGTCAGCGTCGTGATCCCCTCGCGCGACCGGCTCGACCTGATCGCGCGCGTCTGCCGCGGCGTCCTGCACGAGACGGCCTATTCCCCGATCGAGCTGGTCATCGTCGACAACGGGTCGACGGACCCCGGCGTGCTCGCCCATTACGAGACGCTGCGCGGCGACTCGCGGGTGCGCATCCGCATCGACCCACAGCCCTTCAACTTCGCCGCGATGGTCAATGCCGGTGTGGCCGAGGCATCGGGCTCGATCGTCGTCCTGCTCAACAACGACGTGGCGGTGCTGGAGCCCGGCTGGCTGGAGGGGATGGTCCGGCAGGCGTGCCGGCCGGAGGTGGGAGCCGTGGGCGCCAAGCTCCTCTACGGCGACGGAACCCTGCAGCACGCCGGCGTCGTGGTCGGGCTTGGCGGTCGGGCGGGTCACATCCTGCGGCGGCGCCCGGGCGACACGCCGGGCCATCTCGGGCGGCTGCGCGTGGCGCACGAGGTCTCGGCGGTGACCGCCGCCTGCCTCGCCGTGTCGCGGGAGAAGTACCTGGCGGTGGGCGGCTTCGATGCCGAAGCTTTTCCGGTCGATTTCAACGACGTGGATTTCTGCCTGCGGCTCGGCGCGGCCGGCTGGAAGACGATCTGGACCCCCGACGCGACGCTCGCGCATCTCGAATCCGTCAGCCGCGGCCCCTCCGTCGGTGCGAAGCGCGCCCGTTTCGAGCAGGAGGCAGCCCGGTTCTCCGAGCGCTGGCGCGACGCGATCCGCCACGACCCCTTCTACCATCCCGCCCTGTCGCTCACGACGTTCGGCGAGGATCTGGAATGA